In Ursus arctos isolate Adak ecotype North America unplaced genomic scaffold, UrsArc2.0 scaffold_3, whole genome shotgun sequence, one DNA window encodes the following:
- the TMEM140 gene encoding transmembrane protein 140 yields MTDPCAFSTVLPLQAPKDREASPSPPTSPPSSGSEKLPHKRFQWHLVLKLQQSPVQRAALSPCQAPPVPRGALTPELGPDRRLGHQVPARRPCKAQEKMTIRRPRRAEQLLFLGIMVTTAAVISLLFYALLWKAGNLTDLPNLRIGFYNFCLWDEGTGSLRCHQFPELEALGVPRVGLALARLGVYGALVFTLFVPLPLFLAWCNSNEGEWQLAVGFLAMSSMLLASGLGLFLTYTWKWIRLSLLGSGFLALGAAQAFLILLLMATVVFPRRAEEKSELDSC; encoded by the exons ATGACGGATCCCTGTGCCTTTAGCACCGTCCTCCCCCTTCAGGCCCCCAAGGACCGAGAGGCTTCTCCTTCCCCGCCGACAAGCCCACCCTCGTCAGGATCTGAGAAACTCCCTCACAAACGTTTCCAGTGGCATCTGGTGCTGAAACTGCAGCAGAGCCCTGTTCAGAGGGCAGCACTCAGCCCGTGTCAGGCACCCCCAGTTCCCCGGGGGGCCCTTACCCCTGAACTTGGCCCAGATAGGCGGCTGGGTCACCAG GTACCCGCAAGGCGACCGTGCAAAGCGCAGGAGAAAATGACCATCCGCAGACCAAGGCGGGCCGAGCAGCTGCTGTTTCTGGGCATCATGGTCACCACGGCCGCGGTCATCTCCCTGCTGTTCTACGCTCTCCTCTGGAAGGCCGGCAACCTCACAGACTTGCCCAACCTCAGAATCGGCTTCTACAACTTCTGCCTGTGGGACGAGGGCACTGGCTCCCTGCGGTGCCACCAGTTCCCTGAGCTGGAGGCCCTGGGCGTGCCGCGGGTTGGCCTGGCCCTGGCCAGGCTTGGTGTGTATGGGGCCCTGGTCTTCACGCTCTTTGtccccctgcctctcttcctggcCTGGTGCAATAGCAACGAGGGAGAGTGGCAGCTGGCGGTGGGCTTCCTGGCCATGTCGTCCATGCTGCTGGCCAGCGGCCTGGGCCTCTTCCTCACCTACACATGGAAGTGGATCAGGCTCTCCCTCCTGGGGTCTGGGTTTCTAGCTCTGGGCGCGGCCCAGGCCTTCCTCATCCTCTTGCTGATGGCCACAGTCGTGTTCCCTCggagggcagaggagaagagCGAGCTGGACAGCTGCTAG